A region of Desulfolithobacter dissulfuricans DNA encodes the following proteins:
- the nrfD gene encoding NrfD/PsrC family molybdoenzyme membrane anchor subunit yields the protein MDNVRPMDNKIGIAGIEIPFPVFIILIACASMAVTGILFAGHALYIGHHHALGTSREVPWGILIAGYVFFATFSTGLCIIASLGQVFGIKAFKPIVGRTLFLAAITIAAGLMSISLELENPWRVQIWALLSPHPESNIWWKTSIYSMYLMLLIFNLILLNRGKVKAASRVGLVALLACLAAVLNMKEDMSILGARAFWPDQYMPIYFLTFATLLACFGIFFFNWAAARISGEEISSEVKSALSATSKLTIVLLLIYGLFTAAKIMAGYAGEGVNNPDAMSLLLTGRFAGNFWVGEVGMAFIIPLALLLIARRNVDINGLFTAALTGLAGLFISVYDLIMAGQLVPHFAQYNIVGLPKYYSYTPSLHEYMMLAGGFFLVFTLFILGELLLRPDRLSVDEQ from the coding sequence ATGGACAATGTTCGACCAATGGACAACAAAATAGGTATTGCCGGAATAGAGATCCCGTTTCCGGTTTTTATCATCCTGATTGCGTGCGCTTCCATGGCCGTAACCGGAATACTTTTCGCTGGCCATGCACTTTACATAGGTCACCATCATGCCCTCGGCACATCCCGCGAGGTACCCTGGGGTATTCTTATTGCCGGTTATGTCTTTTTTGCCACCTTCTCCACCGGACTGTGCATCATTGCCTCCCTGGGGCAGGTTTTCGGCATCAAGGCATTCAAGCCCATTGTCGGCCGGACCTTGTTCCTGGCTGCGATCACCATTGCCGCCGGACTGATGAGTATCTCCCTGGAGTTGGAGAACCCGTGGCGGGTCCAGATATGGGCCCTGCTTTCGCCCCATCCGGAATCAAATATCTGGTGGAAGACCTCAATTTACTCCATGTACCTGATGCTGCTCATCTTCAACCTCATCCTTCTCAACCGGGGCAAGGTCAAGGCTGCATCACGGGTTGGCCTGGTGGCCCTTCTCGCCTGCCTGGCAGCAGTCCTCAACATGAAGGAAGACATGAGCATCCTCGGAGCCCGGGCCTTCTGGCCTGACCAGTACATGCCCATCTACTTCCTGACCTTTGCCACTTTGCTGGCCTGCTTTGGAATTTTCTTCTTCAACTGGGCAGCAGCCAGGATCAGCGGCGAAGAGATAAGCAGTGAAGTAAAGTCTGCCCTTTCGGCCACGAGCAAGCTCACCATTGTCCTGCTGCTGATCTACGGCCTGTTCACCGCAGCCAAGATCATGGCTGGATACGCCGGAGAAGGCGTCAACAATCCCGACGCCATGAGCCTCCTGCTGACCGGTCGATTTGCCGGTAATTTCTGGGTAGGAGAAGTAGGCATGGCCTTTATCATTCCCCTGGCTCTCCTTCTTATCGCCCGGCGCAACGTTGATATCAACGGCTTGTTTACTGCCGCCCTCACCGGCCTGGCAGGACTGTTCATCAGTGTCTATGACCTGATCATGGCCGGCCAGCTGGTGCCCCATTTCGCCCAGTACAATATCGTCGGCCTGCCGAAATATTACAGCTACACCCCGTCCCTGCACGAGTACATGATGCTGGCCGGAGGTTTCTTTCTTGTCTTCACTCTCTTTATCCTGGGCGAGCTGCTCCTGCGGCCCGACCGCCTCTCCGTGGATGAACAATAG
- the ftsH gene encoding ATP-dependent zinc metalloprotease FtsH — protein MAYFARNIFIFFIFIFVLGTLFIFWRAEHKTALPTQSYTDFLENLHRDRVAAVEIRGNTLMVTSNDGRLYTTIAPDISSLVPKLESKRIRVTVSRDNTQLIWFTVLFAVALTVVLLVWAANLKRQEKNAEDEPFASEKMIRFTKENRVTFDDVAGISSAKEELVEVIEFLKNPEPFKAVGATIPRGILLQGPPGTGKTLLAKAIAGEAGVPFFSFSGSDFVEMFVGVGASRVRDLFREAKKNAPCIVFIDEIDAVGGSRAASGVAGGTDERAQTLNALLVEMDGFGTDDTVLVLAATNRPDILDPALLRPGRFDRQITILPPDVKGRKKILEVHTRKVKLGPDINLKLIAQTTPGFTGAELHNLVNEAALLAARKRRQYITMEDFDEARDRILLGVERKGMVFSEKDRKILAFHEAGHAIVAKRLPEADPLVKITIIPRGRALGQTQQLPLNDRHAYSREYLLDKITIFMGGRAAEEIIFGQRSTGAQDDLLQSTEIATSMICKWGMANTLAPRAYVREGGGFLGDPMTMLLHSDEAERQIDQEINDILQQCYQKARDILTENRDYLNQVAEVLLKEETLDNEELDIIFECTTQKAREEKNKACQI, from the coding sequence ATGGCTTATTTTGCCCGTAATATTTTCATTTTCTTTATTTTTATCTTTGTGCTCGGCACCCTTTTTATCTTCTGGCGGGCTGAACATAAGACGGCCCTGCCGACCCAGAGTTACACGGATTTTCTTGAAAATCTGCACCGGGATCGGGTCGCTGCGGTGGAGATCCGCGGCAATACCCTGATGGTGACCAGCAATGATGGCCGGCTCTATACGACTATTGCGCCGGATATATCCTCCCTGGTCCCGAAGCTGGAGAGCAAGAGAATCCGGGTCACTGTCAGCCGTGACAATACTCAGCTGATCTGGTTCACTGTCCTGTTTGCCGTGGCCTTGACCGTGGTCCTTCTTGTCTGGGCTGCAAACCTGAAACGACAGGAAAAAAATGCTGAAGATGAGCCCTTTGCCAGTGAAAAGATGATCCGCTTCACCAAGGAGAACCGGGTTACCTTCGACGATGTGGCCGGGATCTCCTCGGCCAAGGAAGAGCTGGTGGAGGTGATCGAATTTTTGAAGAATCCCGAGCCGTTCAAGGCCGTGGGCGCCACCATTCCCAGGGGTATCCTCCTCCAGGGGCCTCCGGGAACCGGCAAGACGTTGCTGGCCAAGGCCATAGCCGGTGAGGCCGGAGTGCCTTTTTTCAGTTTTTCCGGCTCTGATTTTGTCGAGATGTTTGTCGGGGTCGGCGCCTCCAGGGTGCGGGACCTCTTCCGGGAGGCCAAAAAGAATGCCCCCTGTATCGTCTTTATCGACGAGATCGATGCGGTGGGGGGGAGTCGGGCCGCCTCCGGGGTGGCCGGAGGAACGGATGAGCGGGCCCAGACCCTCAATGCCCTGCTGGTGGAGATGGATGGCTTTGGCACCGATGATACGGTCCTGGTCCTGGCGGCAACCAACCGGCCCGATATTCTTGATCCAGCCTTGCTCAGACCGGGGCGGTTTGACCGCCAGATCACCATTCTGCCGCCCGATGTCAAGGGACGGAAAAAAATTCTGGAGGTCCATACCAGGAAGGTGAAGCTCGGCCCGGATATCAATCTCAAGCTAATCGCCCAGACGACCCCCGGCTTTACCGGGGCTGAACTGCATAACCTGGTCAACGAGGCGGCCCTGCTGGCGGCCAGGAAACGACGGCAGTACATAACCATGGAGGACTTCGATGAGGCCCGGGACCGGATTCTTCTGGGAGTGGAGCGCAAGGGGATGGTCTTTTCAGAAAAAGACCGCAAGATCCTGGCCTTTCATGAGGCCGGACACGCCATTGTCGCCAAAAGGCTGCCCGAGGCAGATCCTCTGGTGAAGATCACCATTATTCCCCGGGGCAGGGCGCTGGGCCAGACCCAGCAGTTGCCCCTCAATGACCGGCACGCCTATTCCCGGGAATACCTGCTCGACAAGATCACCATATTCATGGGGGGCCGGGCCGCAGAGGAGATTATTTTCGGCCAGCGGAGCACCGGGGCTCAGGATGATCTTCTGCAATCGACGGAAATCGCCACCTCAATGATATGCAAGTGGGGTATGGCCAATACCCTGGCGCCGCGGGCGTATGTCCGGGAGGGAGGTGGTTTTCTAGGCGATCCCATGACCATGCTGCTGCACAGTGACGAGGCGGAACGGCAGATCGATCAGGAGATAAACGATATTCTGCAGCAATGTTACCAGAAGGCCCGGGATATCCTGACCGAGAACAGGGACTACCTTAACCAGGTGGCCGAAGTTCTGCTCAAAGAAGAAACCCTGGACAATGAGGAACTCGATATCATCTTTGAGTGCACCACTCAGAAAGCGCGCGAGGAGAAGAACAAGGCCTGCCAGATTTAA